In Symmachiella dynata, the following are encoded in one genomic region:
- a CDS encoding DUF1501 domain-containing protein, translating to MLTLLGSSAPYCDGLSRRSFLQIGSLAVGGLSLPQLLAAEDAAGTGTRKHSVIMVYLTGGLSHQDTFDLKPEAPDGIRGEFNPIDSNVPGIQVGNLLPKTAQLMDKIAVIRSIVGLRDEHSSFQNVTGFPKGESERDGHPSFGSIISHEVGSADGVTPAFVDLFPTMQHRPYNSPGSGVLGPTHAGIKADGEDLASMKLRYIEGGRFDNRQKLLASLDDYRRQVDNEQLSGVDSNYERAFSVLTSSKLVDALDVENEDPRLRERYGKGSAKHLGDGAPMWNDQLLAARRLVEAGVRCVTVAYGFWDTHGNNFGHLKKHLPLFDTGVSALVQDIYDRGLDQDVSVVVWGEFGRTPKINDKAGRDHWARVSHALLSGGNMPTGQVIGSTDKIAGEAQSRPVHYQDVLATLYHNLGIDPHRFIRRAGGATVPILPGSARIISELT from the coding sequence ATGTTAACGCTGTTGGGATCAAGTGCGCCATATTGTGACGGATTGTCGCGCCGCTCGTTTCTACAAATTGGCAGTCTGGCTGTCGGTGGGTTGAGCCTGCCGCAACTCCTCGCCGCCGAAGACGCCGCTGGAACAGGAACGCGCAAGCATTCGGTGATTATGGTCTACCTGACCGGGGGACTTTCGCACCAAGATACCTTCGACCTCAAGCCCGAAGCACCCGACGGGATTCGCGGCGAGTTTAACCCGATTGATAGTAACGTTCCCGGGATTCAAGTCGGAAACCTGTTGCCCAAAACGGCGCAACTGATGGACAAGATCGCGGTGATTCGTTCGATCGTCGGACTCCGCGACGAACATTCCAGCTTTCAAAACGTAACCGGCTTCCCCAAAGGGGAAAGCGAGCGAGACGGCCACCCAAGTTTCGGTTCGATCATCTCCCACGAAGTCGGCTCGGCCGATGGAGTCACGCCCGCGTTTGTCGACCTGTTTCCGACGATGCAACACCGTCCCTACAACAGTCCCGGTTCGGGAGTCCTAGGCCCCACGCATGCCGGCATCAAAGCCGATGGCGAAGATCTGGCCAGTATGAAATTGCGGTATATCGAAGGGGGCCGCTTCGACAACCGTCAAAAACTACTTGCTAGTCTCGATGATTATCGCCGCCAGGTCGACAACGAACAATTGAGCGGCGTCGATTCGAATTACGAACGGGCCTTCAGCGTGTTGACCTCCAGCAAACTGGTCGACGCGCTCGACGTAGAAAACGAAGACCCGCGACTTCGCGAACGATACGGCAAAGGCTCGGCAAAGCATCTGGGCGACGGAGCCCCGATGTGGAACGATCAACTACTCGCCGCCCGCAGACTGGTCGAAGCAGGTGTCCGCTGCGTCACCGTGGCCTATGGATTCTGGGATACCCACGGCAATAATTTTGGCCACTTGAAAAAACATCTGCCGCTGTTCGATACGGGTGTCTCGGCGCTCGTGCAAGACATTTATGACCGCGGACTGGATCAAGACGTCTCCGTTGTCGTCTGGGGCGAATTCGGACGCACACCGAAAATCAACGACAAAGCAGGACGCGATCACTGGGCGCGGGTTAGCCATGCATTGCTATCCGGCGGCAATATGCCGACGGGGCAGGTGATCGGTTCGACCGACAAAATCGCCGGCGAAGCACAAAGCCGTCCCGTGCATTACCAAGACGTGTTGGCGACGTTATATCACAACCTGGGCATCGACCCGCACCGTTTCATTCGCCGCGCCGGCGGAGCCACCGTCCCCATCCTGCCCGGCAGCGCCAGAATCATCTCCG